TGCCCACGGCCTGACCGATTTCCACCCGAGCCCCGTGAGACAAATCACGTCCGTAACATTTAGTACATACGCCATATTTCGATTTACATGTCAGTACAGAACGTATCTTAACGGTTGAGATTCCGAGTTCTTCAATTTTTTCGGCAAGGTTCTCATCAATTTCCTGACCGGCTCTGACAAGAATTTCATCGGTAAATGGATCGAGTATATCTTCAACGGACACTCGACCGAGAATTCTTTCTCCTATCCGCTGAATAATTTCTCCACCCTCCATCAGAGGCTCAACCTCAACACCGAGCATGGTTCCGCAATCTTTTTCCATTACGATACAATCCTGAGCCACATCGGCAAGCCGTCGCGTCAGATAACCTGAGTTGGCTGTTTTTAAAGCGGTATCCGCCAGACCCTTTCTGGCACCGTGCGTGGAAATGAAATACTGCAAAACGGAAAGACCTTCCCGGAAATTCGCCGTAATCGGCGTTTCGATGATTTCACCGGAAGGTTTGGCCATCAACCCCCTCATTCCGGCCAGCTGCCGCATCTGATCTTTGCTCCCCCTGGCTCCGGAATCCGCCATCATATAGATGGAATTCAGATTACCTTTAAGCGGCGATCCGGATGCCGCTGTTTTATCATCGCCTTCGGAAGCCGGAGTCATCTTCATGGCCTCCATCATTTCATTTGCCACATCATCTGTTGCTTTTGCCCAGATATCGACAACTTTGTTATATTTTTCTCCCTGGGTAATCAGACCCTCGGTATACTGCCGGTTGATCTCGGTTACCTGCTTTTCGGCGGTCGCCAGTATTTCAGTCTTGGCCTCCGGAATAATCATCGCGTCAATGGATATAGACAACCCACCGATAGTGGAATACTTATATCCGATATCTTTTAACCGATCCGCCAGTATGACCGTTGCCTTGGCCCCTAAATTCCGGTAAGCATAGTCCACAAGATCGCGTAATGCTTTTTTATCCATTAAGTTATTAATAATGTGAAACGGAATTTCCGGACGTTTGTTGACCACCTCAAACAAATGATACCCTTCATCAGCAACAAGGATACCGCTGACCTGATTCTTTTTCAGAGAAAAAACGCTGTCCGTCTCCTCCCCTGAAAAATCGAAAATTCTCTGGAACTCATCTTTTCTCAACAAACCGAGTTTACCGCCAAATTCTTTATCCGGGCTGATAGAATATTTATCCACAAGATCTTTAAAAGCGATACCGGATTCCAGCTCATCAAGCAGCGCCTCGGCCTCTTTACGGGTTCCTGTCTGAACATGGCGCATTTCTATAACCGTATCTTTAGGAATAATTTCCCATAAAATAATACGGCCAACTGTGGTTTGAACCCTTTCACCGTATATTCGGACTATAATTTTGGCATGTAAATCAACAGCTTCTGCATCATATGCGGATCTGACCTCTCCTACATTGGAAAATATTTTTCCTTCACCAGTTAGGCCTTCAACCTCTCGGGTCATGTAATATATCCCCAGCACGATATCCTGTGTCGGCACTATAATAGGAGACCCATTCGCTGGGGACAGAATGTTGTTGCTTGACAGCATCAGGACGCGGGCTTCGATCTGAGACTCAACAGACAATGGGATATGAACCGCCATCTGGTCACCATCAAAGTCGGCATTAAAAGCCGTACACACCAGTGGATGAAGCTGAATGGCTTTTCCTTCAATCAGCGTCGGTTCAAACGCCTGAATACCCAGGCGATGAAGCGTGGGAGCCCGGTTGAGAAGGACAGGGTATTCTCTAACCACTTCATCCAGAGTATCCCACACTTCCGGTGTTTCACGCTCTACAAGCTTTTTTGCACTTTTTACGGTTGATACAAGCCCTTTTTGCTCCAGCCGGTAATATAAAAAAGGCTTGAACAATTCGAGTGCCATCTTTTTCGGAAGCCCGCATTGATGCAGCCTGAGATTTGGCCCGACCGTAATAACCGTTCGTCCGGAATAATCAACTCGTTTACCCAGCAAGTTCTGGCGAAATCGCCCCTGCTTTCCTTTCAATGTATCACTCAGAGATTTCAGGGGACGTTTGTTGGTCCCGGTAATAACTCTTCCATGCCTGCCATTATCAAACAGCACATCAACCGATTCCTGAAGCATCCGTTTTTCATTTCGAACGATGATATCGGGTGCTTTTAAATCCATCAATCGTTTAAGTCTGTTATTCCGATTAATAACCCGGCGATAAAGATCATTGAGATCAGAGGTGGCAAACCGGCCGCCTTCAAGCGGAACCAACGGACGTAAATCCGGGGGCAATACGGGAATGACATCCATGATCATCCATACGGGATTGACTCCGGACCGGCACAATGCATCAACAATTTTCAATCGTTTTGCAAGTTTTTTACGTTTGGTCTCAGATGACGTTGTATTGATATCTTCCCTGAGTTCTTTATAAATCTCTTTCAGGTCCAGATTTTCGAGCATGCTTTTGACAGCTTCTGCTCCGATGCCAACCTCGAATTTCGGCCCATAGAGTTCCAGCGCCTCGTGATATTTTTCATCGGACAAAAGCTGGAATTTCGCCAGGGGCGTATCTTTTGGATCCAAAACGACATAGCAGTCGAAATAAAGAATTTTCTCCATGCTCTTGAGCGTCATATCGAGCAGGTTGCCAATTTTACTTGGCAGACTTTTCAAAAACCATATATGAGCAGCGGGAGTGGCAAGTTCGATATGCCCCATCCGTTCCCTTCGAACCTTTGACTGTATGACTTCAACACCGCATTTTTCGCAGATTACTCCACGGTGTTTCATCCGTTTATATTTTCCG
This genomic stretch from Desulfobacterales bacterium harbors:
- the rpoC gene encoding DNA-directed RNA polymerase subunit beta', yielding METLYDFFAKPIDPKLYKAVKIALASSEKILEWSHGEIKKPETINYRTFKPERDGLFCAKIFGPTKDYECNCGKYKRMKHRGVICEKCGVEVIQSKVRRERMGHIELATPAAHIWFLKSLPSKIGNLLDMTLKSMEKILYFDCYVVLDPKDTPLAKFQLLSDEKYHEALELYGPKFEVGIGAEAVKSMLENLDLKEIYKELREDINTTSSETKRKKLAKRLKIVDALCRSGVNPVWMIMDVIPVLPPDLRPLVPLEGGRFATSDLNDLYRRVINRNNRLKRLMDLKAPDIIVRNEKRMLQESVDVLFDNGRHGRVITGTNKRPLKSLSDTLKGKQGRFRQNLLGKRVDYSGRTVITVGPNLRLHQCGLPKKMALELFKPFLYYRLEQKGLVSTVKSAKKLVERETPEVWDTLDEVVREYPVLLNRAPTLHRLGIQAFEPTLIEGKAIQLHPLVCTAFNADFDGDQMAVHIPLSVESQIEARVLMLSSNNILSPANGSPIIVPTQDIVLGIYYMTREVEGLTGEGKIFSNVGEVRSAYDAEAVDLHAKIIVRIYGERVQTTVGRIILWEIIPKDTVIEMRHVQTGTRKEAEALLDELESGIAFKDLVDKYSISPDKEFGGKLGLLRKDEFQRIFDFSGEETDSVFSLKKNQVSGILVADEGYHLFEVVNKRPEIPFHIINNLMDKKALRDLVDYAYRNLGAKATVILADRLKDIGYKYSTIGGLSISIDAMIIPEAKTEILATAEKQVTEINRQYTEGLITQGEKYNKVVDIWAKATDDVANEMMEAMKMTPASEGDDKTAASGSPLKGNLNSIYMMADSGARGSKDQMRQLAGMRGLMAKPSGEIIETPITANFREGLSVLQYFISTHGARKGLADTALKTANSGYLTRRLADVAQDCIVMEKDCGTMLGVEVEPLMEGGEIIQRIGERILGRVSVEDILDPFTDEILVRAGQEIDENLAEKIEELGISTVKIRSVLTCKSKYGVCTKCYGRDLSHGARVEIGQAVGILAAQSIGEPGTQLTMRTFHIGGTASRRVEQADIKARVDGIIKYIDLNTVKNAENQIVVMNRRGGEFAVVGEAGRERERFPVIYGARLNVADGQKVSSGDLLATWDPFTTPIVTEVGGIVKFGDISLGKTIQEKVDPVTGKSSRTVIESKSTDVRPRISIKGADGKTLKLPTSSGMARYILPTDAILMVEDGSDVKAGDVIAKIPRATTKTKDITGGLPRVAELFEIRKPKEATVLSEIDGYVSIMKSTKKGKQKVTITPAEVGEKKEYLIPRGKHINVYEGDYVRAGDPLIGGAANPQDILNIKGEVSLAKYLVDEVQEVYRLQGVRINDKHIEVIVRQMMRRVKVRDAGDTDFIVDEQVDKTTFEEVNSEVIAKGGKPASAEPLILGITKASLSTDSFISAASFQETTKVLTDASIEGALDTLRGLKENVIMGRLIPAGTGMAQYNDVSIQMP